Genomic segment of Vairimorpha necatrix chromosome 4, complete sequence:
ttctGATATTCAAATTACATGTAAGTAAGCAATTAATCATGTGTCGttactaaaaaatgtttattatattttttattattcaaattgcatatattttacattcTCTTTATGAACTGGTGATTGTACTTttgactttttttttttctataacgTATTGAACctactaataaaataatctcTCGAGCTTATTTATATGGCAAAATACTAAGAACAAAGCAAAGTTTGACAAAGGTTTGAATTGATGACTGAAATTACCAATATGAACAATTctttgttaaaaaatattataaaaatatctttaagAATGCCGAATGGAGGAGTagagaatataaaaaacaaggcAGAGAAGGGTAGGTAAATGATTTTGACTacaatttttgtataatgTGGGCTTCAATTACAAacagaaatatattttatggaaattctttattctcaaaattaaaattttttattgtacaCTTAAGTGTtgtaacattttttatttttttgttgtaatTAAGTCtatattgtttaaaaagTTATCAACATAGGCCATTAGAGCATGTGTGCAACAATAAGTACATACATACATTTTCAAGATTATGACTGCACACAAAAATAGattattattgtaaaattagTAATACTTCTTTGCGTAATACTAAACGAAAGAAGTATTAAggaagttttttttaaaagatatataTTATGTTTGAATGTTTggattttacaaaaaatatatttttcttcaGATTATTGTAATTTGCATTAATTCATTATCTCAAATCTTATAATgctgttttttttacttataatCGATGTTTATAacatatttagaaaatgtTGTTATATTTCCttcataaataaacataCGCCTCAAATTTTTGCTTTTATGTACTTAACTCCTTTTCTTTCatacttattttttgtagattagtattatataatagTATCAATGTTTCTACGAATTAACTAGGCTTAATATAtggttttaaaacagaatTAAATCCTACGTAATCACTTGTGACGGTATAGTGACTAagtttcaaaaatattataccaCAAGACTCTAAATCTCAAAAAAGTTAGAAGCGTAAATCCAATGATCTCGCTAATAAATACGCCCAGTGCATTTATTGGGACTGACAACGGACATGGGCCGAAGCCGATGTGGAAGGACTATGGAGCCCGAAGCTACCTACAAGTAGGAGACGCTAAGCGGAGCCTATCTTTGTTAAATTAGAAGTATAAATACACTAAGTATACCTCAATAAAAGTTACTTAATGTTTCTGCAGCacaatttttgaaaatattagttCAAGTGGATTAGTGAAAATACAAAATGGTTTGTGGCGAAAATTTCAAACAAATTAATAGGTCATCGTTGACAtcaaaaaatcattaaaatgtaatataaGTCTTTacttaaaacataaaaacatataattGGCAGCGTCgagtttaaatattatacaaattattttatctaaaaatattatatgaAAATCATCTTATggataaaagaaaaatttttaattaaagaattttaagtgaaaatatttatttaaaaaacttagTATTAATCAACGTCCTAATGAATGTATCTGGAGTTGCCAATTtcgttttcaaaatattgGATATTGATCAATACATCATCCTACGTTTATCAATGAAAacaaattgttttttctattctctttgatttttttctcCAATATTAATCtatttacaaattataaataaatcttaaacataaatatataattttattgttaaagGGAGTGATCGGTGGTTTGATCAATATCATCTTAGACCTAGAGTATAgatatatgtaaaatatttttttaagccAAATACTAATCATTTATagcttttttttacaagatgacagatttataaaataacaaaatgatttaaattaaaagttatataaaaaatattatacttCCCCAATATGAATAtcttgaaaatatttattatgattAAGCTTGTTAAAACAAATCaaactttattaaataGAATTTTAGATATGCTTATGATAAAGATAGAAAATAGAGATTACATATATGTTGATATatctgaaaaaaatataaacgtAAGTATATTTGCAAGCTACAATGTATACGATGAAAACATCAAATTTAGAATACTTAATACAGGAGTTGATCGTAGATTAACATTAAATTATGGatgctttaaaattaaagcaGAGAAAAAACTTCTAATGGCATTATCATAGAAATGGAAAAGAACATAGAAACCATAttgaatgtttttaaaattttttccattatatttttatatagtgTATATGATTATAACAATTATCTCATTATGAAAAAGCCAGTAGATgaactaaaaatattaaacacTGCAAGATAAATAGaggataatttttttaataaaaataagaaaatatttgtgaTACAGATGATGAattgcaaaaaattatttacgaaataaaaaatcccCAAAATAATTGTAGTTTGAAAACGTCTCAGTCATCTGTTCACTAATAAAATAGTTTTAACTAATAAgtgttatttttgtttacgGATTAACCTAGGTAATATGCGTTATTTCCTTGGATTTTGTGTTGATgagttttattatttagttAATACAGAAATTAAAATCCAGAATGAAACTCAGATTGAAACATTTAAGAAACTTCTTGATGTTTATAAGTTATCTTATGATAATATTGATCTAGGTCAAATTCCCTACTTTATATTAACAATATGATCTACAAATAATGCAGTTACAATATTATCATAAACAATACattaaaatagaaatagaAAGGAGGTAGTTACCATAAAAATCaactatatatatatcatttttttgtagaGAAAATTGTTTAGacaatgataaaaataatagaaatatttgcAAGGATTGCTTAATGGAATTTTAAACAATCTTATCAAGACTcgaaaatacaaaaaaaaacagtaggcattaatatgtttttcaTTTGATAGTattaaataacaaaatagAATTCATtgtttaaagaattttaaacaaacTAAGATCAGctctaaatataatatttggATACTTATTGTTAGACATAACAATAATAGACCAAAATACTACAAGTACGATAATTGGAAATAGGACAGACAATGGACtgaataagaaaaaattaattaatagGGGATTAACAaacttgaaaaatattacacAACAAACTCAAATTTTATAGctttttgattattattagaaacgaaaaactatataaattatgaaaatttatgttatgacattttattcaaaatattaagtAATATCGGTATactaaacaaaaaaagggACTTGGTGACAATagcttaaaaaaatattaatttaataaaaacttgtGAGGATTTAGCAATAATCCATAATAATAACTATgatgattaaaaaaataagtagaACGAAATATTTGCAGTATTACTGCTACAATCACAGGATACtaagatatattttatatgaatCGTTCAACATCGGTAAATTATAACATCGAAACAGATCAAGTGTTAACAAATCTAGGACTTGATCCAATTAATACAAGAACATAAAGTggaattttaagaaaaatacTTTGGGAAAATACAGTTAAAagcaaaataaaataggaaaacattaaagctataaaataattacatCGTAAATTAATAAGAACATGTTTTAAAcagtatttataataaaatcataattaGTGATTaacaaaacatatttaatgaagttaaaacaaagaaattttaacatGAAAGAATAGAAAATGCCAAGGGACAGATCTCTAGCGGTCCTAAGACTACCCCCGGAGACTAGAGAATACCATTTTGTAGGTATTCTTCTTCTCCTCCCCAATTATGTTTTGGAAggaaaaaactttattttccCTCCCACGaacataaaagaaaatcatacCGATAAGGGTATAAAGAagttaaataaaactaaCTCTTCTCGGACTGCTGGGCAGCCAGCAGTCCACAGCCTTTTTCatatgtttaaaaatgacatttatataaattatgctttggataaaatatattgctATTTCTGACATTTTCCTAGATATGTAAGAGGAGATTTATTTGAAGGAAGATCACACCTTTTATACCAATCAAGCAACATTTTGacataatataattaaaacaaaatatccGAAGTGTCCTTAATATTTACTTTATCCCTCATATATCTTTAATTGACTGTTGATAGTATTTCTTCATTGTTGTAGTGTATAATATCAGTAAGATTGCATAAAATCACGATTCCCAAATTGAAAATGCAGCAATATGtctaaaacaaaattattacttttttctaatactttttttttaaagataaaatttttaacagTTCttcaatttataattaataaagcCTATATAacatgaaataaaaattataaaaatttcatgaACAAAGCATAATGGTTATTTGTAATCTAAAGctctatttttaatgtatttgcgttctttataaaaaattaacggATCAAAAAACAGCTTTTGTATAAATCAGACAATTTTGTAagttcatttattttatagtatGCAATGAAAGCACAATTTTGTTGGTTACATTTATAATGTATAATACtaaattcatattatttaagacattttttttatttgtttatattacaatattattaacaaaactcataaaaaacaattagagtatattgtttatttataataaaacaaatataaaggCATAATATAGCTATATCATATActttaatacattttaatatgtaaattttcttatgtaaaaaattaagacgGATAATAAATTGATTTATGACACAAACAAAATGATAGTCTAAAATGTCAACGTtttggaaaaataaaaaaatagagataaaattaaaaaattaagtacAATAGCTTTAAAATGTGTTTGTTTAGTGGTTAGATGCAATAACAtgatttttgaatattatattaatttttgaattttcaGTGTAATTTCAAagagatataaaaatgtacaaaaaattctacCTGCCTAATTTTATGTACTGAGTTCtttatttgatatattCTGTAGTATATTgcaatctaaaaaattcataaaattatataatttaataaaaaatttgacgtatattcataattataaatatgaataaatttaaatgattaaaatatcttataAATGCCATTTAAACAGAACTACGAAAATATAGAAGTTTAATGTTCTATGTGATgcaatatattaattttacacATAAGCTATGATGTTTTTTGCCACATGTATGAGTTTATTAGAAGTTTGGTATTCGAGTTTATATTCAACTTGACGTGTAATTTTcctttatattataatataaatagtaGAGTTCGTTCTCTTATTTTATCtgaaaacaatatttacGGGCAAATACACAAATTatcatattatttataacaaaaacATGCCCTTAGAATGTTATTGACATTAggtattatttattgtacACAATTAAACCATAATCTTTCTggaaaaaatgataatagTGAGATTAATGAAACTTTATCATATgataaacttaaaaaaactgTTTTTGACTCAGAATGTTCTTCTTTTGTTAATTTTACACAACTTTTGAAGCAGTCAGATTATTTGGGACGAGAATAtggaatatatttttatgatgaTAATCTATGtgataataattttaaccAAACTAATCTAGACCAAATTAGCAACAAAATCTACTCAAAATTGCAAAATAATAACTACCAATCAGGTATTGTAAACGAAGAAACTGAATATAGCCAAGGATTTTTTTCAGTTGAAATATccaataaatttgaaaaatcttataaaatattgtcaGAATGTAGGAACAATATTGACCAATATATACTACTGATGAAAAATActataatagaaaaaaagtataccaacaatcaaatattaaaagacaGTGAAGATTATAGAAAGTTCCAAATTAATAGCATAAAAATTCATCGTTTTTctcaatttttaaagagaattaaaaacattcaaCTACCAAGAACTAGTGGAAAActtaaaacattaaatttGCCACTAGAGACCCACAATATAATTTCCGCATTCATAGATCTGTTCAAGCATTTCacgaaaattttttttacaagagAAAGACATATAACTTCAAAAAGTTATTCGGCTGTGACTAAACAAGCGatgtttaattataataaagaaatattatctGCATTTGATCATATACCTATAGTAAAAACTCTAGAAATAATTGACgaagaattaaataagTTTAAATATGAATCTTATTCGCAAAAGATAAAAGTACGAAGAATTATTGAGTtgttaaataataaattaaatgttacatttgtaaaaacaaaaaaatgtatcGAGATATATAATCAGGTAAGTCAGATATACAACAAATAAAGTAATTATCTGAAGTTATATCTTAtagttaatttattatttttttgcgTAAAAACCATTTAGTTGTTATTacataacaaaaaaaaaaccttGGTCgcaaaataattttctatgatatattttgattAGACTAACACTTATATAGCAAATTTTCCTAAGTGCTTATGTAGAATTCacatttttgaaaattagtaattttttttgtaaattttatatttagattAAAACATTACATTTTGTCATATTCTAtcttattaatattatttctcGGGGGTCTATATAGGCTAACAATTGCTTCGTCATTAATTTTCATCAAGTTTTCATAATGTAATCAATCAGATCTTTCCATTTGCAAGAATATAGTTGGTCTGTATTTGATTGACTTTTCATAGACCatatagaaataaaagtatAATTGTCAATTTCTCAAATCAAGATTATGTCCATAATTCATATCctttaaagattttttttatatactataaattattatgtCACTTGTTAAACGTTACAGAAAACATGGCGGAAAgaaatttgaaataataCATTGTTGTAGATAGTAAAGAGATTTCCAGTTGACAATACCAGATTCGTAGAAATAGagagcaaaaaaaaatgatttttaacaTCGAAATGTAATCGACGTTGGAGATAAATCTAACTTTACCTACGAAATAATATATGACGGAGTGTCAGTGCTATTTACTATCTTATGGAATTGCAGATATggaatatttattgttcATATGACGAATTACCTTCTAATAggagttttttttttcatatatcattttttacgATAATTTAGTCAGCAAGATGCAACGAAGAAcatcaaaaaaacatatccctatagaaaatgaaaagaTAAGCCTCAAAACGATACAACGTGTTTAAATATTagattaatattatattgagCTGTTAGGTGTCAATTTATAATAGCatgtaattttataaaagaggAATCATATAGGCAACATTGATGACGTTAATTTTACTGGTTCGATGTTAAGATAATAATCtgcatatattttaataaaacatgaCAAACaattacataaatattgtaaaattttcaatttttatattgtactTCCAAAGCAAAGTTTTTAactattatatttagttctaaaattttttattgggtGTGTTGTTATTCCTAAAGTCAAAAAAACATGTAGTTGATTTTTactttctatttttttttaatcacaGTCAGTATagttatatatatattgaagttgaaaatataaattatgtttttttaaaaaaattattttttactttatatgAACAAACAGGCATTTGACAAATCCTTCCAAGGATTTTTAACAGCATTGATAATGATGTATTtatactaaaatatttcctCAAAGGTTTTCAGCAGATCAAATCTCGAGTTTTGATTATTAACACATTTTTTTGTGGTTAAAATTGTcgatttatctttttttatttttaataatacatatatttcattgttagttttaaatatgattCTTTCTAATTCCATAATCAAGCacatttttatcatataggaagatttataattcgaattaatttaatttttaaagtcttacatattttaaattatgttCTTTGTTCCTTTAATTATATACATATGTTTTTCGCTGATTGTACACTTCTTATTCAAcccttaaaaatttaaatttattcattGAGTGGAAGCTCtgatatttcttttattaataaatacacAGCTGTTTTTTGTGGTAGTAGTACTCtcaataattttcaatattatatcatttttttcaaatagcTTAAAGATTACAGTAATTTCGTTTTTGTTGCCTTAATTGATTTCCATTAATGTTGCAATTCTTATAAGTTACTTGAATGTTgatttatttacaattaaatctttattattttctacgATCttacattatatttttggcgatatgaaaaattcaaGTATGGTTTAAATTATTGCATACTATAGAATCAATTTGGTCAATTGTTtggaaaaaaatcattCATCCCTttcgtttttattttccgTATTATATATTGTGTATTCgttcttaatttttgatGCGCCATAAATTCGGTTAAttcaacaaaattaaataattcaagtgtttca
This window contains:
- a CDS encoding putative SP-containing protein codes for the protein MLLTLGIIYCTQLNHNLSGKNDNSEINETLSYDKLKKTVFDSECSSFVNFTQLLKQSDYLGREYGIYFYDDNLCDNNFNQTNLDQISNKIYSKLQNNNYQSGIVNEETEYSQGFFSVEISNKFEKSYKILSECRNNIDQYILLMKNTIIEKKYTNNQILKDSEDYRKFQINSIKIHRFSQFLKRIKNIQLPRTSGKLKTLNLPLETHNIISAFIDLFKHFTKIFFTRERHITSKSYSAVTKQAMFNYNKEILSAFDHIPIVKTLEIIDEELNKFKYESYSQKIKVRRIIELLNNKLNVTFVKTKKCIEIYNQVSQIYNK